The Arachidicoccus terrestris genome includes the window CCCGTTGCCTCTGAGACAGTCAATTGGATCAGATAAGGGCGCACCGGCGCAAATACGGACAGGACAAGTGCCAGCACGAGACTGCAGGTAAACTGTAACCGATAAGGTTTAACATAGGCGAATACCCTGCTGAGCAGGCGTATATCTAGTTTTTTCTTCTCCTTTTTTTCCATTTGCCCGGCAAAGATACATCCTTTTTACTGAGGAATATTTTGGGCTGCATGGAGCTATCCCCAAGGAAAGGGAATGTCTAAAAATCTTGCGCAAACTTTGCGTAGAACGATTGTTTGTTTTTATGCTTAAATTTTCCGTTTTAAATTCTTTTGTTCGATATTTGCTCCCAAATTATAATCTGAATGAACCTTTCATTTGACAATACAAAGGTTGCCTTTGCGTACAAGACGACTAAGGATCTAAAATCCGCTAAGAGCCTGTTTTCCACCATGAAATACCCGGTGCTGACGGCATTGGGTACCCGCTTTACCCCTTTTTTAATGAAGACGGGGCTTCCGATTAACGGCATCATCCGCAACACCATATTTAAGCAGTTTGTGGGCGGAGAATCTCTGGAAGCGACGGCGCCGATTTGTGATATGTTAAATAAGTATGGTGTCGGGGTTATCTTAGATTATGGCGTTGAGGGCAAGGAATCGGAGGCCAGCTTTGATCATGCTATGGAAGAATTTATCCGGGTGATCGCCTTTGCGGCCACCCAGAAAAATATTCCCGTAATTGCGATTAAAGTATCCGGGATTGCCCGTTTTGAGCTGCTACGCAAACTCAATGAAGCGCCCCGCCTCAGAAGCGGTGTGCATGAAAATGAAGAACAGCTGGCGGAGTGGGCCAGGGTCAGACAGCGTATGATCAGAATCTGCGATGCGGCCAGAGAATATAAAATCGGCGTTCTCGTGGATGCTGAGGAGAGCTGGATACAGGATCCGATTGACCGGATCACCATGGAAATGATGGAAATCTATAACAAAGAGCAGGTGCTGGTATATAATACGATACAGTTATATCGTCACGACCGGTTGGATTTTCTGAAAATGTCCCATGACATAGCCAGCCGGCAGGGATTTTTACTAGGTGTTAAGCTTGTACGCGGTGCCTATATGGAGAAAGAAAGAGCACGCGCTCAGGAAGAGGGGTACCCTTCGCCGATTCAAAAGGATAAAGACAGCACAGATCTGGATTATAATAATGCCGTGCTGTTCTGTGTGGACAATATAGATACGGTCGGATTTGTAGTAGCAACCCATAACGAGGCCAGCTCCTTATATGCTGCTGAATTACTGGATCAGAAAGGCATTACACATAACCATCCCCATGTACATTTTTCTCAGCTATATGGGATGAGTGACAATATCACCTTTAATCTTGCCAGGGAAGGCTACAGTGTCAGTAAGTACCTGCCCTTTGGGCCGATCCGCGATGTGATCCCCTATCTGATGCGCCGGGCGCAGGAAAACTCCAGCGTTAAGGGACAGACCGGTAGAGAACTTTCGCTGATCAACCTGGAACTGGAGCGTAGAAAACAGCTGGAAGCCAGTTGACGAACGAAATACAACTTTTCTTATTTGGGAAAAATGACCCGCACGGTGGGTAACTTTATATTGCCCGAGCGTGTCAGAATTGAACAAAAGTCCTTACTTTCACGCTTTGGCTTTGAATGTATTCAGATCGAAGTTAAAGCTGAAAAATAGATGAGGGCAGGACCGATTGTGTCCATCTCAAACACTTTTAAAACATTATAAATTTAAAATAGAAATGGCTTACGAAGTAATTGGCAAATTAGTGGCAAAGTATGATATTGTACAAC containing:
- a CDS encoding proline dehydrogenase family protein; this translates as MNLSFDNTKVAFAYKTTKDLKSAKSLFSTMKYPVLTALGTRFTPFLMKTGLPINGIIRNTIFKQFVGGESLEATAPICDMLNKYGVGVILDYGVEGKESEASFDHAMEEFIRVIAFAATQKNIPVIAIKVSGIARFELLRKLNEAPRLRSGVHENEEQLAEWARVRQRMIRICDAAREYKIGVLVDAEESWIQDPIDRITMEMMEIYNKEQVLVYNTIQLYRHDRLDFLKMSHDIASRQGFLLGVKLVRGAYMEKERARAQEEGYPSPIQKDKDSTDLDYNNAVLFCVDNIDTVGFVVATHNEASSLYAAELLDQKGITHNHPHVHFSQLYGMSDNITFNLAREGYSVSKYLPFGPIRDVIPYLMRRAQENSSVKGQTGRELSLINLELERRKQLEAS